A single genomic interval of Flavihumibacter rivuli harbors:
- a CDS encoding branched-chain amino acid aminotransferase, giving the protein MIAAIDIPVVKVERSRLADTPRENMPFGKYFTDHMLEADYVDGEWKNVTIRPYQPLMMSPSMAALHYGQAIFEGIKAYRDTSGNAYVFRPYDNFARFNRSAERMNMPAVPEEIFMEGMRKLIAMDKDWIPALKDHSLYIRPVMFATDTMLGVRPSETYKFLILLSPTGPYYAAPMKIVVEETYTRAAPGGVGFSKNAGNYGGSMLAATKARQEGYDQVLWTDAFEHKWLQEVGMMNVFFVIGNVAITPSLEEGTILAGVTRDSVITILREMGLKVEERRISIDELLEAYGKGTLQEAFGTGTAAVIAMIKELKYKDFHMNFDPGKFKVAAEVKQRLADIREAKVPDVHGWMWKI; this is encoded by the coding sequence ATGATCGCAGCCATTGATATTCCTGTTGTAAAAGTAGAAAGGAGCCGATTAGCCGATACTCCGAGGGAAAACATGCCATTTGGAAAATACTTCACTGACCATATGCTGGAGGCGGATTATGTGGACGGGGAGTGGAAGAATGTGACGATCAGGCCTTACCAGCCACTGATGATGAGTCCATCCATGGCTGCCCTGCACTATGGACAGGCTATTTTTGAAGGGATCAAGGCTTATAGGGATACTTCCGGTAATGCTTATGTTTTTCGTCCATATGATAATTTTGCCCGCTTCAACCGTTCGGCAGAAAGGATGAATATGCCGGCTGTCCCGGAAGAGATATTCATGGAGGGGATGAGGAAGCTGATCGCCATGGACAAGGATTGGATCCCTGCCTTAAAGGACCACTCCCTTTATATCCGTCCGGTAATGTTTGCTACTGATACCATGTTGGGCGTTCGTCCATCTGAGACCTATAAGTTCCTGATCCTTTTAAGCCCTACCGGTCCCTACTATGCCGCGCCAATGAAGATCGTGGTAGAAGAAACCTATACCAGGGCTGCACCCGGTGGTGTAGGCTTTTCAAAGAATGCCGGCAACTATGGTGGAAGTATGCTGGCTGCTACCAAGGCCAGGCAGGAAGGTTATGACCAGGTCCTGTGGACCGATGCTTTTGAGCACAAGTGGCTGCAGGAAGTGGGTATGATGAATGTATTCTTTGTGATCGGTAATGTTGCCATTACCCCTTCTTTGGAAGAGGGCACCATCCTTGCAGGTGTTACCAGGGATAGTGTGATCACCATCCTAAGGGAGATGGGCCTGAAAGTGGAAGAGCGCAGGATCAGTATTGATGAACTGCTGGAGGCTTATGGTAAGGGCACCCTGCAGGAAGCATTCGGAACAGGTACAGCTGCCGTTATCGCTATGATCAAAGAATTGAAATACAAGGATTTCCATATGAATTTTGATCCCGGGAAGTTCAAGGTGGCTGCAGAAGTGAAGCAGCGTTTGGCCGATATCAGG